A genomic region of Runella rosea contains the following coding sequences:
- a CDS encoding efflux RND transporter periplasmic adaptor subunit, whose protein sequence is MKNISNKRVGTSKKEPTERLQKSKRQINNWLLFSFLLIHFAFIPTMIYAQHDHDHGDGGHSHGQETAKTEEVKLKKSEAVSGKYEAVLKYEHLHAGEAEKMTLYLADPTTNQAIAGASLKLTTSLDSKAKFDIIPKESGIYEVSATFSRDRTFTLTLAINGTNGPDILLLKGIRVGHDEGAHVHDEANGWQVALGNWRTWGIFAGGLLLGLGIMFLVMKSRNRTLFVTLILGFCLLPLANYQPVSAQHDHDHEGENTHQANATLTDVFEVPKETQFLFEVLTQPVSAGGFVPTTQLNGTVIPSSTGLAVVQPPQPGRIISLNVRVGQKVNKGQTLAIVEQTLDATALVNLQVERNTLEAELSVAQREYDRLKKVEDIAAKREVSEAAARLQKAQENLKVFNDIAQGGKGTHRRFPLVAPISGLVSPFSIAIGSTVGTGDTVFQLTNVGKVYVEAQLFERDAESLLSATGYEVICQREAGQHRTTRVRLLSAAQSVNANQSQKALFEVENPEGDFKIGEFVSIRIQGKANGNTLALPNSALSQVNGKPCVFVKESPENYRIQYVATGHNNGDFTTILKGINNGDKVVVASAYQLKMIFINR, encoded by the coding sequence ATGAAAAACATATCGAACAAAAGAGTAGGCACGAGCAAAAAAGAGCCGACAGAACGGCTACAAAAGAGCAAAAGGCAAATCAATAATTGGCTGCTTTTTTCATTTCTCCTGATTCACTTCGCTTTTATTCCCACCATGATTTATGCCCAGCACGACCATGACCACGGTGACGGCGGCCACAGCCACGGCCAAGAAACGGCCAAGACGGAAGAGGTAAAACTAAAAAAATCTGAAGCAGTTTCAGGCAAGTATGAAGCAGTGCTGAAATACGAACACCTTCACGCTGGCGAAGCCGAAAAAATGACGCTTTATCTCGCCGACCCTACCACCAATCAAGCCATTGCGGGCGCATCATTGAAATTGACGACTTCATTGGACAGCAAGGCTAAATTTGACATTATCCCCAAAGAATCAGGAATTTACGAAGTATCCGCCACTTTCTCCCGCGATAGAACTTTTACGCTCACGTTGGCCATCAACGGCACTAATGGCCCTGATATACTTCTTTTAAAAGGAATCAGGGTAGGCCATGACGAAGGTGCTCATGTCCACGACGAAGCCAACGGATGGCAGGTAGCCTTAGGAAATTGGCGAACTTGGGGCATCTTTGCTGGCGGGCTTTTGTTAGGGTTAGGAATCATGTTTTTGGTCATGAAAAGCCGAAATCGAACATTGTTTGTCACCCTGATTTTAGGATTTTGTCTTTTGCCTCTCGCCAATTATCAGCCTGTTTCTGCTCAACATGACCACGACCACGAGGGAGAAAATACACATCAGGCCAATGCAACGTTGACCGATGTATTTGAAGTACCGAAAGAAACCCAATTTTTGTTTGAAGTCTTGACCCAACCAGTCAGCGCGGGCGGTTTTGTTCCTACTACGCAGCTCAACGGTACAGTTATTCCTTCTTCCACGGGGCTAGCCGTGGTACAACCTCCCCAACCTGGGCGAATCATTTCGTTGAATGTGCGGGTAGGCCAAAAAGTAAATAAAGGCCAGACCTTAGCTATCGTAGAACAAACTTTGGACGCAACAGCACTGGTGAATCTCCAAGTAGAGCGTAATACCCTTGAAGCCGAACTTTCGGTGGCCCAACGAGAATATGACCGCCTCAAAAAAGTCGAAGACATAGCCGCTAAGCGTGAGGTTTCAGAAGCCGCCGCACGCTTGCAAAAAGCGCAGGAAAACCTCAAAGTGTTCAACGACATCGCCCAAGGCGGCAAAGGTACCCATCGTCGTTTTCCGCTTGTGGCGCCTATCAGCGGGCTGGTTTCTCCCTTTAGTATCGCTATTGGCTCTACCGTTGGGACGGGAGATACAGTTTTTCAACTGACCAATGTAGGCAAAGTATACGTGGAAGCACAGCTATTTGAACGCGATGCCGAGAGCCTCCTTTCCGCCACGGGCTACGAAGTTATCTGCCAACGAGAAGCGGGGCAACACCGTACAACCCGCGTGCGACTGTTATCCGCCGCACAGTCGGTCAATGCCAATCAGTCCCAAAAAGCACTTTTTGAAGTAGAAAACCCCGAAGGTGATTTTAAAATTGGCGAGTTTGTGTCGATACGAATTCAGGGGAAAGCAAATGGCAACACTTTAGCACTACCCAATTCGGCCCTAAGTCAAGTCAATGGAAAACCCTGCGTTTTCGTCAAAGAATCCCCTGAAAACTACCGAATTCAATACGTAGCTACGGGCCATAACAACGGCGATTTTACCACCATTCTCAAAGGCATAAACAACGGCGATAAAGTAGTGGTGGCTTCGGCGTATCAATTAAAAATGATCTTTATAAATCGGTAA
- a CDS encoding efflux RND transporter permease subunit, translating into MLDRIIKFSLYNRLLVIALSAMLLVYGVYVSLQLPIDVLPDLNRPRVTVFLESNGLAPEEIETQVVLPVETALNGAPGVETVRSTSAIGLGMVFVEFGWDVEIYKARQLVAEKLQTVQLPNGITPIMGPISSVMGQIMYVGVSADTTNPADLRTLADFSIRRRLLSIKGVSQVIPIGGERRQYQVQVSSQRLKQYKVSLDQVENALSKASQNTSGNFYYEYGSEVLIRNIGRAQSLEDLANTVVTSQGGVPILLSQVADVKFGSAFKRGDGSINGKPAVILAIEKQPGANTVGLTKQIEQACSELQRSLPKDITINPSIFQQSKFIQASIDNVLEALRDGFILVVIVLFLFLMNLRTTVITLTAIPLSLVITALIFKVFDLSINTLTLGGLAIAIGELVDDAIVDVENVFRRLRENQQLDTPKSTLRVVYEASSEVRNSIVYATVIVVLVFIPLFYMEGIEGRIFAPLGIAYITSITASLFVSLTLTPVLCSYFLKIKSASKQSKGFWNRISTIATSETDTRLVKWLKTKDTRLLHWSLNRPKAIIGTAIVLILISLGTIPFFGTEFLPPFNEGAFTVNLIAPTGTSLEESNKIGTLAEKLMLQIPEVEYASRRTGRAELDEHVEPVSRSEIDVTIRPDIERSRSEIIADIRKKLSILKGVSVGVGQPISHRIEHLLSGVQAQVVLKIYGNDLAELRSTAQKVQATMQGVAGITDLTIERQTLVPQLLIRVRRNDLQRFGLQAGKVTEELEVFYNGKITGQIYEGQKSFDILIRTNERERSNLEAIRNTQISTPEGELIPLHQIADIEQTMTVNQVVHENTQRRMVVSANVQGRDLGSTVEEIKQKMSKVPLPQGYFIVYSGLIESQESASQLIIFLAVFSILAIFLVLYSHFKSIAIVFQIMLNIPLALIGSVVAVMLTGGTFSVATLVGFITLTGIASRNGIMMISHYIHLVEKEGETFDKPMIIRGSLERLVPVLMTALVAALALVPLTLDPQAAGKEILYPVATVILGGLLSSTFLDIIVTPVVFYTFGKKALETYFSLKNRQDILS; encoded by the coding sequence ATGCTCGACAGAATTATCAAATTTTCGTTATATAACCGTCTATTGGTCATCGCATTATCGGCAATGTTATTGGTCTATGGCGTGTACGTAAGCCTTCAGCTTCCCATCGACGTGTTACCCGATTTGAACCGACCTAGGGTGACTGTTTTTTTGGAATCCAATGGATTAGCACCCGAAGAAATAGAAACACAGGTGGTATTGCCCGTCGAAACAGCCCTGAACGGCGCACCAGGCGTAGAAACCGTCCGAAGCACTTCTGCCATCGGATTAGGAATGGTGTTTGTGGAATTTGGTTGGGATGTTGAAATTTACAAAGCCCGTCAACTGGTGGCCGAAAAGCTCCAAACGGTGCAACTTCCCAACGGCATCACGCCCATTATGGGCCCTATCAGCTCCGTCATGGGCCAAATCATGTACGTAGGTGTAAGCGCCGACACCACCAATCCCGCCGACCTTCGGACGTTGGCAGATTTCAGCATTAGACGCAGGCTATTGAGTATCAAAGGTGTATCTCAAGTTATTCCGATTGGCGGGGAACGAAGACAGTACCAAGTGCAGGTATCAAGTCAACGGCTCAAGCAGTACAAGGTGAGTTTGGACCAAGTTGAAAATGCGCTTTCAAAAGCCTCTCAAAATACGTCGGGGAATTTTTATTATGAGTATGGAAGCGAGGTTTTGATTCGTAACATTGGCCGCGCCCAATCGTTGGAAGATTTGGCCAATACAGTGGTGACAAGTCAGGGCGGTGTGCCGATTCTGCTATCGCAGGTAGCAGATGTCAAATTTGGCTCTGCCTTCAAACGAGGCGACGGCAGCATCAACGGAAAGCCCGCCGTGATATTGGCCATAGAAAAACAACCCGGCGCAAATACCGTCGGCCTCACGAAGCAGATTGAGCAAGCCTGTAGCGAACTTCAACGGTCCCTACCAAAAGACATTACGATAAATCCATCCATTTTTCAGCAAAGCAAATTCATTCAAGCCTCCATTGATAATGTTTTAGAAGCGCTCCGTGATGGGTTCATTTTGGTCGTCATTGTGCTGTTTTTATTCTTGATGAATCTCCGCACTACCGTCATTACCCTGACTGCCATTCCTTTGTCTCTGGTCATTACTGCCCTGATTTTCAAAGTGTTTGACTTATCCATCAATACCCTGACCTTGGGTGGCTTGGCCATCGCCATTGGCGAATTGGTAGATGACGCCATCGTAGATGTCGAAAACGTTTTTCGACGTCTGCGCGAAAACCAGCAACTCGATACGCCCAAATCTACCTTACGCGTGGTCTATGAAGCCAGTTCTGAAGTCCGCAACTCTATCGTTTATGCCACGGTCATTGTGGTGCTGGTTTTTATTCCGCTATTTTATATGGAAGGCATCGAAGGGCGGATTTTTGCCCCTTTGGGCATTGCTTACATTACGTCCATTACCGCTTCGCTGTTTGTTTCTCTCACCCTTACGCCCGTCTTGTGTAGTTATTTTTTAAAAATAAAAAGTGCTAGTAAACAGTCAAAAGGCTTTTGGAATCGAATTTCAACAATAGCCACCTCCGAAACCGACACGCGTTTGGTAAAATGGTTAAAAACAAAAGACACTCGCTTGCTTCATTGGTCGCTCAATCGGCCTAAAGCCATTATTGGCACCGCTATTGTGCTGATTTTAATTTCTTTAGGAACGATTCCTTTTTTTGGAACTGAGTTTTTGCCACCGTTTAATGAAGGCGCTTTTACTGTTAATTTGATTGCCCCCACGGGAACTTCACTTGAGGAATCTAATAAAATCGGGACGCTGGCCGAAAAACTGATGCTGCAAATTCCCGAAGTCGAATACGCCAGCCGTCGAACTGGACGGGCCGAGTTGGACGAACACGTTGAACCCGTCAGCCGGTCGGAAATTGATGTCACGATACGGCCTGATATTGAGCGAAGTCGTAGCGAAATTATTGCCGATATTCGCAAAAAGCTGAGCATTTTAAAGGGTGTTTCCGTGGGCGTGGGGCAACCGATTTCTCACCGCATTGAGCATTTGCTGTCGGGGGTTCAGGCGCAGGTTGTGTTGAAAATTTACGGAAACGATTTGGCCGAACTGCGCTCTACTGCTCAGAAAGTGCAGGCTACCATGCAAGGAGTAGCGGGCATAACCGACCTCACCATCGAACGCCAAACGCTGGTGCCCCAATTGTTGATCAGGGTACGACGTAATGACCTGCAACGCTTTGGATTACAGGCAGGAAAAGTCACCGAAGAATTGGAAGTATTTTATAACGGAAAGATAACGGGACAAATCTACGAAGGGCAAAAATCATTTGACATCCTGATTCGCACCAACGAGCGCGAACGCAGCAATTTAGAAGCCATCCGAAACACCCAAATCTCCACGCCCGAAGGTGAGCTTATTCCGCTGCACCAAATCGCTGATATTGAACAAACCATGACCGTCAATCAAGTGGTACACGAAAATACCCAACGACGCATGGTAGTGTCGGCCAATGTGCAGGGACGTGATTTGGGGAGTACGGTTGAAGAAATCAAGCAGAAAATGAGCAAAGTGCCGTTGCCTCAAGGCTATTTTATTGTGTATTCAGGCCTGATTGAGAGTCAGGAGTCGGCCTCACAATTGATTATATTTTTAGCTGTTTTTTCGATTTTGGCCATTTTTTTGGTGCTTTATTCGCATTTCAAATCCATCGCCATCGTATTCCAAATCATGCTCAATATTCCGCTGGCGTTGATTGGCAGCGTGGTAGCGGTCATGCTTACAGGCGGCACTTTTTCGGTTGCTACGCTGGTTGGATTTATCACCCTCACGGGCATCGCGAGTCGAAATGGGATTATGATGATTTCCCACTACATTCACCTGGTGGAAAAAGAAGGCGAGACATTCGACAAACCCATGATTATCCGAGGCTCACTCGAACGGCTTGTACCCGTATTAATGACTGCCCTAGTAGCAGCCTTGGCGCTCGTTCCGCTCACGCTCGACCCACAAGCGGCGGGCAAAGAAATTCTTTACCCTGTCGCAACGGTTATTCTAGGGGGGCTACTTTCGAGTACTTTCTTGGATATTATTGTGACACCCGTGGTATTCTATACGTTTGGTAAAAAAGCATTGGAAACCTATTTTTCCCTAAAAAACAGGCAAGATATTTTAAGTTAA
- a CDS encoding TonB-dependent receptor domain-containing protein — MLFILTFCTSALLAQTKGTVLSGKIRDAQTKAALPFVNIVLKTDIDSAFVVGTITNEEGIFSLPSVKKGKYKLTASFVGYQVTMQTVSVGQLSDFLDLGTIDLPEDSQTLEEVKVVAQQQGIAGTMDKKTFMTTDNISQTGGSVLQMMNNLPGITTSQEGKIQLRGSDKVVVLIDGKQTALTGFGSQTGLDNLPASAIEKIEIINNPSAKYDANGNAGIINIIFKKNEQYGWNGKVGLAAGLGTLWVRKENLPKIRPQFQNTPKLNPSFSINHRKHKANVFLQGDWLYTQTLNKNEFSTRTYDTGENIIQQIKRNRTTTYATVKTGMDYAFNANNTLTVSGLFNREKILDNGDNPYFKGDFSNRYRLWQFLEDEVKYTAMATAVFVHKFRQPGRLLNFNYNYTFHREDEKYFFTNTLPASTGTDSFKLLSDEQVSDFNVDYIRPLRQGKLETGVKLRRRSIPVNMQFFPGQNSPLDVNAGGWANYYETIPALYGNYVFENDNIELEGGLRVEYVKVNYEVNPNHNTYKSDGYNYTQPFPNLRLAYKLNDKNKISFFFNRRVDRPNEVDIRIFPKYDEPELIKVGNPTLKPQFTSSFEVGYKTNWLNGNLYAAAYQRITDGTITRIATQVSGSVLLYNIFQNIGRSYNTGIEIVWQQQLTKPVSLNASVNIYQNTINAFSVTNKYPVPTTYTTDKQQLVSGNMKLNSLAHLSNGFDVQVSAVYLAPDLIPQGRIEQRFSLDLGIKKNVQKKGKGDVFLNATDLLNTMQIRKKITGNGFVLQSTDYYETQVVRVGYNRKF; from the coding sequence TTGCTTTTCATTCTTACATTTTGCACATCTGCACTTTTGGCGCAAACCAAAGGAACTGTTCTATCGGGCAAAATCAGGGATGCCCAAACCAAAGCAGCGCTCCCATTTGTAAATATTGTATTGAAAACCGACATCGACAGTGCTTTTGTGGTCGGGACTATCACCAATGAAGAAGGGATTTTTTCGCTGCCTTCCGTCAAAAAAGGCAAATACAAATTGACGGCTTCGTTTGTAGGGTATCAGGTTACCATGCAAACGGTATCGGTGGGGCAATTGAGCGACTTTTTAGACTTGGGCACCATCGACTTGCCTGAAGACAGCCAGACACTTGAAGAAGTAAAGGTAGTGGCGCAGCAACAGGGCATTGCGGGCACAATGGATAAGAAAACATTTATGACCACCGATAATATCAGTCAAACTGGCGGCTCAGTATTACAAATGATGAATAATCTTCCAGGCATTACTACCTCACAGGAAGGTAAAATTCAGCTTAGAGGCAGCGATAAAGTAGTGGTGCTGATTGACGGCAAACAAACCGCATTGACAGGCTTTGGCAGTCAAACAGGCCTTGATAATTTGCCAGCTTCGGCCATTGAAAAAATTGAAATCATCAACAACCCTTCTGCCAAATACGATGCCAACGGCAACGCTGGCATTATCAACATCATTTTCAAAAAAAATGAACAGTACGGTTGGAACGGAAAAGTCGGCTTAGCGGCAGGATTAGGCACTTTGTGGGTTAGAAAAGAAAACTTGCCTAAGATTCGTCCACAGTTCCAGAATACTCCTAAGCTGAATCCTTCCTTTTCCATCAATCACCGCAAACACAAAGCCAATGTATTCTTACAGGGCGATTGGCTTTATACCCAAACGCTCAATAAAAATGAGTTTTCTACCCGGACCTATGATACGGGAGAAAACATCATTCAGCAAATCAAACGTAACCGGACTACCACTTATGCCACCGTCAAAACGGGGATGGACTACGCTTTTAATGCCAACAATACACTGACGGTTTCGGGGTTGTTTAATCGTGAAAAGATTCTTGACAATGGCGATAATCCCTATTTTAAGGGAGATTTCTCCAATCGGTATCGTTTGTGGCAATTTTTGGAGGATGAGGTAAAATATACCGCCATGGCCACGGCAGTGTTTGTCCATAAATTCCGACAGCCAGGACGTTTGCTGAATTTCAATTATAATTATACGTTTCACCGCGAAGATGAAAAATACTTCTTTACCAACACCCTGCCAGCTTCTACAGGTACTGACTCCTTCAAATTGCTGTCGGATGAGCAAGTTTCGGACTTTAACGTTGACTACATTCGCCCGCTTCGGCAGGGCAAGCTGGAAACGGGCGTCAAGTTGAGAAGACGGAGTATTCCGGTCAATATGCAATTCTTTCCTGGTCAAAATTCGCCGTTGGACGTAAATGCTGGCGGTTGGGCCAATTATTACGAAACCATTCCCGCCCTGTACGGAAACTATGTGTTTGAGAACGATAATATCGAATTGGAGGGCGGCCTACGTGTCGAGTACGTAAAAGTCAATTACGAAGTAAATCCGAACCATAACACCTACAAAAGTGACGGATATAACTACACACAGCCTTTTCCGAACTTGCGGCTGGCCTATAAGCTCAATGATAAAAACAAAATTTCATTCTTTTTCAACAGGCGCGTAGACCGTCCCAACGAGGTAGATATTCGTATTTTTCCCAAGTATGATGAGCCCGAGTTGATAAAAGTTGGCAACCCAACCCTCAAACCTCAGTTTACAAGTTCTTTTGAAGTAGGTTATAAAACCAATTGGCTAAACGGCAACCTTTATGCTGCGGCGTATCAGCGAATCACGGACGGTACCATTACACGCATTGCCACTCAAGTGTCGGGAAGTGTTTTATTATATAACATCTTTCAGAACATCGGACGAAGCTACAATACTGGCATAGAAATAGTGTGGCAACAGCAACTTACTAAACCCGTGTCGTTGAATGCAAGTGTCAATATTTACCAAAATACAATCAATGCATTTTCGGTTACCAACAAATACCCCGTACCCACAACCTATACCACCGATAAACAGCAACTCGTATCTGGAAACATGAAGCTGAACTCTCTGGCGCATTTGTCAAATGGCTTTGATGTACAGGTCAGCGCCGTTTATTTAGCACCTGACCTGATCCCGCAGGGGCGCATCGAACAACGCTTTTCTCTTGATTTAGGCATTAAGAAGAATGTACAAAAAAAAGGTAAAGGTGATGTATTTTTAAACGCTACCGATTTACTGAATACCATGCAGATTAGAAAAAAAATTACGGGAAATGGCTTTGTACTGCAAAGCACTGATTATTACGAAACACAGGTAGTGCGCGTAGGCTATAATCGCAAGTTTTAA
- a CDS encoding heavy metal translocating P-type ATPase has translation MKNTDSVPLAQQAPEKANKPTQSHEHNHSKAPEESLLKIYWRLWLSLAILICFLLVTFVLSYTLPQPVEIGLMVAAYLLAGYPTLERAFRSIKRGDFFNEFTLMSIATLGAFYIGEYSEGVAVMVFYEIGELFQSLAVNRSKRSIKALLDIRPDSVTVIRNGNHQVIHPSDAVIGETLMVKAGEKIALDGTLLTEKATFNTSALTGESRPATKRAGDAVLAGMINLETVIEMQVSTAFKDSKLSRILSMVQDATARKAPTQLFISRFAKVYTPIVFFLALSVILLPFFFVDTYQFKEWLYRGMVFLVIACPCALTVSIPLGYFGGIGLASRHGILVKGANFLDVMTELSTVVSDKTGTLTKGVFKVQEIKTSLDKQGFIQTVAALEKSSTHPIAKAIVEYARDKTQTLQLNVEQVEEIAGQGLKGIVDGQNVLCGNLKLMQKFNITYPTELEQIVDTIVTVSIDNQYIGYITIADEVKEDAAQTVADLKKLGIEIIMLSGDKAAVVQKIADQLHISTAYGDLLPEDKVQKVQELKNAGKRIAFVGDGVNDAPVVALADAGIAMGGLGSDATIETADIVIQNDQPSRIVTAIKIGKLTKQVVWQNIILAMGVKIAVMALGAGGVANLWEAVFADVGVALLAILNAYRIQSKTLS, from the coding sequence ATGAAAAACACCGATAGTGTACCTTTGGCGCAACAAGCTCCCGAAAAAGCCAATAAGCCTACCCAAAGCCACGAACATAATCACTCAAAAGCCCCTGAAGAAAGTCTCCTGAAAATCTATTGGCGGTTGTGGTTGAGCTTGGCTATTTTGATTTGTTTTCTGCTGGTAACATTTGTATTATCCTATACATTACCCCAACCCGTAGAAATAGGCCTGATGGTGGCGGCCTACTTATTGGCGGGCTATCCTACCCTCGAAAGAGCTTTTCGCTCAATAAAACGCGGCGATTTTTTCAATGAATTTACGTTGATGTCAATCGCTACACTCGGTGCTTTTTACATTGGCGAATACAGCGAAGGCGTGGCCGTAATGGTCTTTTACGAAATCGGCGAGCTGTTTCAGAGTCTGGCAGTAAATCGTTCCAAACGTTCAATCAAAGCCTTATTGGATATTCGGCCCGATTCTGTTACTGTCATAAGAAATGGAAATCATCAGGTAATTCACCCTTCTGACGCGGTAATCGGGGAAACACTGATGGTAAAAGCGGGCGAAAAAATCGCCCTTGACGGTACACTTCTCACCGAAAAAGCCACTTTCAATACCTCCGCCCTCACGGGAGAATCTCGCCCCGCTACCAAACGCGCTGGCGATGCCGTATTGGCGGGGATGATTAACTTAGAGACGGTCATTGAAATGCAGGTTTCGACCGCTTTCAAGGACTCTAAGCTGTCACGCATTTTGTCTATGGTGCAGGACGCCACCGCCCGAAAAGCCCCTACCCAACTGTTTATCAGTCGCTTTGCCAAAGTATACACGCCCATTGTCTTCTTTTTGGCATTATCGGTAATTCTCCTTCCTTTCTTTTTTGTGGATACCTATCAATTCAAAGAATGGCTGTACCGAGGCATGGTTTTTCTGGTGATTGCATGTCCGTGTGCCTTAACGGTCTCTATTCCACTAGGCTATTTTGGAGGAATTGGGCTGGCTTCTCGTCACGGAATTTTGGTTAAAGGCGCTAATTTTTTGGATGTAATGACCGAGTTAAGCACCGTTGTTTCTGACAAAACGGGAACCCTGACCAAAGGAGTTTTCAAGGTTCAGGAAATAAAAACAAGCCTTGACAAACAGGGATTTATTCAAACAGTAGCGGCGCTGGAAAAGTCCTCAACGCACCCCATTGCCAAAGCCATCGTTGAATATGCCCGTGACAAAACCCAAACACTTCAACTTAACGTGGAACAGGTAGAAGAAATCGCAGGACAGGGTTTAAAAGGAATTGTTGATGGCCAAAACGTTCTGTGCGGCAATCTTAAACTTATGCAAAAATTCAACATTACCTATCCCACCGAACTAGAACAAATCGTTGACACCATCGTCACCGTTTCCATTGATAATCAATATATTGGCTATATTACCATTGCCGATGAAGTAAAAGAAGATGCCGCCCAAACCGTAGCTGACTTAAAAAAACTGGGTATCGAGATCATTATGCTTTCGGGCGATAAAGCGGCGGTGGTTCAAAAAATAGCCGACCAACTTCACATCTCAACCGCCTACGGCGATTTGCTTCCAGAAGATAAAGTACAAAAAGTACAGGAGCTTAAAAACGCGGGTAAACGCATCGCTTTCGTTGGCGATGGGGTCAATGATGCGCCCGTCGTGGCCCTTGCTGATGCGGGTATCGCCATGGGCGGCTTAGGCTCGGATGCCACCATCGAAACCGCTGATATTGTGATTCAAAATGACCAACCTTCCCGAATTGTGACCGCCATTAAAATCGGCAAACTCACCAAACAAGTGGTTTGGCAAAACATTATCTTGGCCATGGGCGTAAAAATAGCCGTCATGGCGCTGGGAGCGGGCGGTGTAGCCAACCTTTGGGAAGCCGTTTTTGCCGACGTAGGCGTGGCGTTATTGGCGATTTTGAATGCTTACCGAATTCAATCCAAAACCCTCTCCTAA
- a CDS encoding DUF1801 domain-containing protein, which produces MTKYSDIDDFFANQTPEIRQVLQYIRQLLLVAHPKMREKFMYSNTIFFICLDYVCYFGKIHKTKGVEIGFVKGFLLSNEQGLLEDKGRKLIRGVTVRNLQEFKAIEDAFLEIVQEAILINETQPEKTFAKIIFGTRKKK; this is translated from the coding sequence ATGACCAAGTATTCAGACATCGACGATTTTTTTGCCAATCAAACCCCCGAAATCCGACAAGTACTCCAGTACATTCGGCAGTTACTGCTCGTCGCACACCCCAAAATGCGCGAAAAGTTTATGTACAGCAATACCATTTTTTTTATTTGCCTAGACTATGTCTGTTATTTTGGAAAAATCCACAAAACGAAAGGCGTGGAAATTGGCTTTGTAAAAGGTTTTTTGTTGTCAAACGAGCAGGGATTGCTGGAAGATAAAGGCCGCAAGCTCATACGGGGAGTTACGGTGCGTAACCTTCAGGAATTCAAGGCCATAGAAGATGCCTTTCTGGAAATTGTGCAGGAAGCCATTCTAATTAATGAAACACAGCCCGAGAAAACCTTCGCCAAAATTATTTTTGGAACGCGCAAAAAAAAGTAG